ATATAGTAAACGTTGTTGTAGTCATTTAATAATTCTTGTATTTCGCTTACAATCATAGCACCAGATGTATTTTTTATACAGTGTTTTGGCCAAATTTCAAATTCTTTGTCATCTTCATCGTGCCAATCTTGTGTTAATATTATTGGTAAATTTTTGTTTTTTGCCTCTTTTATTAAATCAATAATTTTTGGTATAACTTTTTCTGCTCCTTCAAAGTAAAGTGCGCCACCTTTTTTTGCAAAGTCGTTTTGCATATCAATTATCATTAAGGCTTTCATACTCTCACCTCACAAA
This DNA window, taken from Thermosipho africanus Ob7, encodes the following:
- a CDS encoding cysteine hydrolase family protein, whose translation is MKALMIIDMQNDFAKKGGALYFEGAEKVIPKIIDLIKEAKNKNLPIILTQDWHDEDDKEFEIWPKHCIKNTSGAMIVSEIQELLNDYNNVYYIKKTRYSAFYKTDLENILENLSIDEVDVVGLVSNICVLFTVEELRNRDIKVNLYKDGTGSYDKQLHNAALKIMSQVLQANIF